The region GGCAGGACCTTCTCATTCAGCGCTACTACCCCTGGTGCGCGCAGTTGCGGCGTGCCGCCCAGGCGCGGGAACTTCCCCTGTGGAACCCCACCGAGGGGTTTGGCACGCCGTTTCTGGGGTTGTGGCGCACCCGTGTGTTTTCGCCCTTCTCCCTGCCTTTCTACGCGCTGCCCCTGCCGCTTCCGGCGGCCTTCTCCCTGTCCATCCTCCTGAAACTGCTCGTGGCGGGATGGGCGGCCTATGTCGCCGCGCGGCGTTTCGCGTACGCCCCGCCGTTCGCCTTTCTGGTGGCGGCGGCCTACCAGTCCAGCGCGCCCGTGCTGGGGCTGGCGGCGGAACCCGTCGCCGACGCCATGGCCTGGTTTCCCCTGGCGGTGTTCTGGGGGCATGCCGTGCTGGCGGGCCGCCCGCGCGCGTGGGTGGGCCTGGCCGGCATGCTCGCGCTGACGGCCCTCGGCGGGTCGCCCGAGACCCTGGGCGTGATGGCCCTGTTCCTGCTCGCCGTTCCCGCGGTGCGGGCGGCGCGCACGCGGACCCTGGAGGGGGTCTGGGGCGGCTATCTGGCCGTGGCCGGGGCGCTGCTGCTGGCGGGCATGCTGGCGGCGGTCCAATGGCTTCCCTACCTGGAATACCGGGGGGAGAGCGTGTCCTCGCTCAACCCGTCCCACGGCGCCCTGCGCGCCGCCGACATCGCGGCGTTCCTGCTGGCCCCGTGGCGGGCGGCCGCGGAGGGGACCCCGCCGCGCGCGGCCCTGTTCCTGCATGCCGGCGTGCCCGCCCTGGTGACGGCGTTGTGGTTCGCCGTGCGCCGCCACACCGGGCGGGCGCGCCGCCGGTGGACCGAGACCTTCTGGATCACCTCGCTGCTGTTTGGCGCGGTCGCGCTGCTGGCCGGCCGCCTGCTGGAGTCCGGCCACGGCATGCCGCTGCCGCGCTCCGAGCATTTCCTGCTCCCGTGGGGATTCGCCTGGGCGCTGCTTGCCGTGGCGGCCCTGGAGGAGTGGGTGCTGCTGGACGCGGCCCTGTGCCGCGGCGTGTTCCGCCGGTTCCTGCTCTGGTTCACGGGGGCCTGCGCGCTGTTCATCGGCGGCGGCGCGGCCGCGGTCAGCGTGTCGGGCGGCCGCCCCGGCGTGGTGGCGGCCGGGGCCGGGGTGACGGCGGGCGTGGTGTTTGTTCTCCTGCTCGCGACCGCCGTGCGCCCGTCGGCGCGGCTGCTGGGCTACGGCCTCGGCCTGGCGGCGGCGGTTGGCTCCATGTGGGCGCTGGGACCGGGGCTGAACTTCACCCCCGCCGCGGCGCTCTATCCCGAGACCACCTTCATCGCGGCCCTGCGCGAGGCCGGCACCCGCGTTGGCGGCACCCCCTCGCTCCGGGCATGGCCCCTGACCGTCCACGGCGTCCCCCAGGTGTACGCATCCTCCGGTGTCGCCCTGCGGCGGCATGCCGCGTTCATGGGCGCCGCCGAGAAGGACCCGGCCGTCATGCGTCGCGGCGCCGTCGGCGCGCTGCTGCTCACCCGCCAGGACGTCCAGGGCCCCTACGCGGGTCTGCGCCCCGAACTGAACATCCAGGAGGTGTTCCCCTCCGGGGCCATCCTGCTGCGCGACCTGTCCGCGCGCCCGCGCGCCCGCATGATCTATGCGGGCAAAAAGGTCGGGGCGTTTTCCCCGGAAGCCCTTGTCGCCGGCAGCCTCCCCCAGATCGAGGGCGAGGAGCTGCCCGAGAAGGACGCCGGCCCCGCCGCCGCCGCGGAGATCGTGCAGCCCGAGCGCAACAACCGGGTGGTCGTGCGCGTCGCGCAGACCCGCCCCGGGGTGCTCGTGCTGGCCGACGCCTTCTACCCGGGGTGGCGCGTGCTGGTGGACGGCGCGCCCGGGCGGCTGGTGCCCGTGGACGGCCTGTTCCGGGGCGTGCCCCTGGGCGAGGGCGCCCACGAGGTCGTGTTCGAGTACCGCCCCCTCTCGATCTTCACCGGGCTCATCGTCAGCCTGGCGGGGTTCGCCCTCCTCCTGCTCCTCCTCCTGCTTCCCCACCGCCGCGCGTGACCCTTGGCGCGTCCGCGCGGGGAAACCGCCGGGGCGCGGACGGGGTCCATTAGGGTAGAACCGTATCCGGCCCCGGAGGGGGCCGGCCAATCAAGGAGATCCGCGATGCGTGTGTTCAGGAGCGTGTGTTGGATGGCCGCGGTGGGGATGCTGGCGGCGGGATGGGCCGGGGCGCAGGACAAGCCGTCGCTGGTGGAGCGGCTGGGGTTTGCGAAGGACGCCCGGGTGCTCATCATCAACGGGGACGACTTCGGCATGAACCACGCGACGAACGTGGGCACGCTGAAGGCGCTGAAGGCCGGCGGGATCACCTCGGCGACGATCATGGCCCCCTGCCCCTGGTACCTGGAGGCGGCGAAAATGGCGCGGGCCCACCCTAAGGCGAACCTCGGCGTCCACACCACCCTCACCAGCGAGTGGGGCGTGTACAAATGGGGTCCCGTCACCGGCTGGTCCGGCGCGCCGAGCCTCTGCGACGAGAACGGCCATTTCTTCACCGACGTGGTCCAGCTCTATCTCAGCGGGAATCCGGAGGAGGTGGAGAAGGAGATCCGCGCCCAAGTGGACCGCGTCCTGCGGGCGGGGGTGGACGTCACCCATATTGACTCCCACATGGGTGCCATGCAGTATGCGCCCGGCTACCACGAGCTCTTCATCAAGATCGCCGCGTCCTACAAGCTCCCGGCGCGCATCGCCGGGCGCGAAATGATGGACAAGTTCAACGCGGGCTATCTCATTGACATGGCCGACGAGATGGGCGTGCTCCACCCCGACGAGCTGTTCATGGACGACCCGCCCAGCATCGAGGCCACCGAGGCGTGGTGGAAGGACCGCATGCTCCAGGCCAAGCCCGGCCAGGTGACGGAGCTCTACATCCACTGCGCCGCAGACGAGCCGGAAATCTTCGCCACCACCGGCTCCGCCCGCCGCCGCATCGCCGACACCGACTTCTTCAGCGACCCCGCCACCCGCGAGTGGATGGTCCAGCAGGGCATCGAGAAAATCAGCTACCGCGAACTGCGCGAACTCCAGCGCACCGGCAAGCCCATGCCCCGCGTCGAGGGCTATGGCTGGGACGACTGACCGGAGAAAGTATGCGGGAAAATGGCCGTATCAGGCTGTTCGTGACAGGACATGTTCCCCCGGCATCATGTGGGGCCGACGGCGAGGTGGCACGGGCTTCCAGCCCGTGAAGGACATGGGCAGGATGCCCATGTCCCCTCAGAAGGCCAAACCGGCGGGTGGCCGCCCAGGAGGAAGCAGCGTGAAGCGTTGGGCATGCGGGATGGGGATGGCACTGGCAGCGGCGTTCGCGGTGCTGTGCGCGCCGCACGCCTGGGCCGCAGACGAAGAGCCCATGGAGGAGTTGAAGTTCGACTTGCCGGAGCCTTTCTTCGGCGGGACGCCATTTGATTACGGGGCGGAGAACTTTGAGACGGAGGACTTTAAGGATCGTCCGCCATTCCTGGCGCCCAAGGGGACTGCAGTAATCTCCCGGGGAAAGCCGGTCACGTCAAGTTCGGCCCCTCTGTCCGGCGACCTGAAGATGGTCACGGACGGGGACAAACGCTATGACGAGGGCAGTCTGGTGACCCTCGGGCCGGGGGTGCAGTGGGTGCAGGTGGATCTGGGCGCGCCCCACGAGCTGTATGCCATCCTTCTCTGGCATTTCCACAAGGGAAAGACGGTGTATTTCAGTGTTGTTGTCCAGGCATGCAACACCCCGGACTTCAAGGAAGATGTCACCTTCCTGTACAACAGCGATCTGGAAAACCATGCGGGTTTCGGAAGCGGGCAGGACTATCGCTACGTCGAGAACAACAAAGGCCGCCTGTTCGAGCCAAAGGGGCACAAAGCCAGATACCTGCGCTTCTACAGCAACGGAAACGTGCTGAATGAGAACAACCACTACGTTGAGATCGAGGTGTGGGGACGGCCCATGAAGAAGACTGGAGAGGGAGAGGGGGCGGAACCAGGGGCGGAGAACGAAGAGACGCTGGAGGAGTTAAAGTTTGAGCTGCCGGAGCCATTTTTCGGCGGCCTGCCCTTATAGCACAAGAAGCCCCCTCAACCATCTCCGCGAGGGATGATTTCGAGGAGAAGAACAAGTGGCGCGGAGCGTGAAAGGTTCCGCGCGGGAAGACACGGGGCGCGGGCGCGCCAAACCGGCGGGTGGCCGCCAAGGAGGAAGCAGGATGAACCGTTGGACATGCGGGACGGGGATGGCACTGACTGTGGCGTTTGCGGTGCTGTGCGCGCCGTGGGCGGGGGCGGCGGACGACGGGGCGAAGGAGGAGCTGAAGTTTGAGCTGCCGGAGGCGGCCTTCGGCGGCACGCCGCTGCCGTACAGCAGCGACATCCTGGAGAAGGAGGATTTCCGGGACCGGCCGCCGTTTATGGCGCCGAAGGGGACCACCCTGGTCTCCAAGGGCAAGCCGGTGACCGCGAGCGCGGCGCCGGCGATGGGCGACCTGAAGATGGTCACGGACGGAGTGAAGAACTACGCGTCCAGCGCTTTGGTCGAGCTGGAGGCGGGCCCTCAGTGGGTGCAGGTGGACCTGGGGGCGGAGCACGAGCTGTACGCGGTCCTGTACTGGCATTTCCACGCGGAGAAGCGGGTGTACTTCGACATCATCGTGCAGGCGTCCAACGACCCTGAGTTCAAGACCGGCGTGACGACGCTGTACAACAACGACGTGGACAACTCCTCCGGCCTGGGCGAGGGCCCGGACAAGGAGTACATCGAGAACGCCCGGGGCCGCCTGCTCGACCCGAAGGGCCTCAAGGCGCGGTATGTCCGCCTTCACAGCAACGGCAACACGAACGACGAGATGAACCACTACGTCGAGGTGGAGGTCTGGGGGCGGCCCGCGGCGAAGTGACGGGGGGCGGGGAAGATCGGACCGATCGGTCGGATCGGACGGGTCCGTCGGATGGCTTGGCCTGACCGGTCCGACTTGTCCGACGGGTCCGACAGCCCGGCGGATGTCCGCCGGTGGAAACTTCCCCGCCGCGTGTGGTCAAATGAACGTCATCACACCGAAAGGACAATGCGATGCAGAAACGAATGCTGGGCGAATCGGGGATTGAGGCGTCGGTCGTGGGGCTGGGCACCTGGGTGACCGGCGGCGGGGCGATGTGGAACGGCGCGGACGACGCGGAGTCGGAGCGGGCGATCCACGCCGCGCTGGACCACGGCATCACGCTGATAGACACGGCGCCCGCCTACGGCTGGGGCCGCAGCGAGGAGGTCGTCGGCAGGGCCCTCCGGGGCCGCCGCGACCAGGTGGTGCTCGCCACCAAGTGCGGCATGTGGTGGGAGGACAAGCGCGGGTCGTTCCATGCCACCCTGGACAACCGCGACACCTACGTCTGCCTGCGCCCCGAAACGATGGCCGTGGAGATCGAGAACAGCCTGCGCCGCCTGGGCACGGACCACATTGACCTCTACCAGCCGCACTGGCCCGCGAAGGAGCCGGACCTGACGCCCATCGAGGACACGATGGCTTTTCTCCTGAAACTGAAGGAGCAGGGAAAGATCCGCGCCATCGGCGTGTCCAACGTCAGCGTGGAGCAGCTCGCCCGGCACCGGGCCTGCGGCCCCGTCGCGTCCGACCAGTTCCGCTACAGCCTGCTCTTCCGCGCGCCGGAGGCGGACATCCTGCCCTATTGCGCCGACAACAATATCGGCACTCTCACCTACATGTCCCTGGAGCAGGGCCTGCTCACGGGCAAGGTCGGCATGGACCGGGTCTTCGACCCGGACGAGTTCCGCAACAACGAGGCGTGGAACCCGTGGTTCAAGCTGTCCAACCGCCCGAAGGTGCTGGCCATGCTCGACGGCTGGAAGGGTCTCACGGAGAAATACGCCTGCTCCCCGGCGCAGCTCGTCCTCGCCTGGACCGCCGCCCAGCGCGGTGTGTCGCATGTGCTCTGCGGCGCGCGCACGGAGGCCCAGGCCGCGCAGAACGCCGCCGCGGGCGCCCTCACGCTGGACCCGGCGGACGTCGCCCGCATCCGCGCCGACGCCGTCGCCCTCGGGGACCCCGAATGACCCACCCCGCCCTGTCCGGGCGGACGGCGCGCCTGTTCGCCGCCGCGCTGGCCCTGCTGCTGGCGGGCGGGGGAATGTCCCGCGCCGCCGCGGAGCGTGCGCCGGGGGTGGATTTCGAGGCCGTGTGCCTTGCCGTGGACGACCTGCAAGCCACCCAAGGCGGGAAGTATCCCGTCACCGGGGAAGACCGCGCGGAACTGGAACGCGCCCGCGCGGAGGCCCCCGCCCTGCGGGAGAAGGCCGCCTCGGGAAACAAGGAGGCCGCCGAACGGCTGGCCCGGTGGGAGGCCCTGGCGCGCCGCGCCCTGCTGGCCAACCCGCTGCTGGACTTCGACACCCTCCTGCTCATCCGGCGCTCGCACAATCAGCTCGGCCTGCCGCAGAACTGGGAGAGCAACTCCACCCTGCCGATGTCCGGTTTCGACAACGAGCTGATGCTCCTGTCGCCGCTGGACGACGGGGGCCTCGCGCCGCTGTACCGCCCGGAAAAGGATGTGTTCGTCGGCGATGTGGACCTGCACTTCGACGCCGACCGCCTGCTCTTCTCCATGCCGGGGGCCAACGGCCGCTGGCAGATCCACGAGATGGCCCTCGCGGACCGGACGCCGCGCGAGCTGCCGCTGGTCACGGAGCCCGATGTGGACAACTACGACGCGTGCTACCTGCCCGACGGCGCGCTGCTCTTCACGTCCACCGCGCCGTTCGTCGGCGTGCCCTGCGTCACCGGGTCGTCCCACGTGTCCAACATCTACCGCTACGACCCGCCGACGGGCGCGATCCGGCGGCTGACCTTCGAGCAGGACCACGACTGGTGCCCGACGCTGCTCAACAACGGCCGGGTGCTCTACCTGCGCTGGGAGTACTCGGACATCCCCCACTTTGTGTCGCGCATCCTGTTCCACATGAACCCCGACGGCACGGGGCAGATGGAGTACTACGGCAGCAACTCCTACTGGCCCAACGCCATGTTCTACGCGCGGCCCGTGCCGGGCCACCCCACGATGGTCGCCGCCGTGGTCGGCGGGCACCATGACGTGCCGCGCATGGGCGAGCTGGTGCTGTTCGACCCCGCGAAGGAGCGCTTCGAGGCCGACGGCGTGGTCCAGCGCATCCCCGGGCGCGGGAAGAAAGTAGACCCCGTGATTCTGGACGGGCTGGTCGGCGCGTCCTGGCCGAAGTTCCTGCACCCGTACCCCCTGAGCGAAAAGTACTTCATCGCCGCCGCCCAGCCGGACCCCGCGTCGCTGTGGGGCGTGTACCTGGTGGACGTGTTTGACAACATGACGCTCCTGAAGGAGCTGCCGGACAACGCCCTGCTGGAGCCGCTGCCCCTGCGCGCGGCGCCGAAGCCGCCGGTGGTGCCGGACCGCGTGGACCCGGCGCGGGACGACGCGGTGGTGTACATGAGCGACGTGTACACCGGACCGGGGCTGAAGGGTGTGCCGCGCGGCACGGTCAAACAGCTCCGCCTCTTCACCTACCACTTCGCGTACCACGGCGTCGGCGGGCAGGTCAACCGCGTCGGGCTGGACGGGCCGTGGGACATCAAGCGGGTCATGGGCACCGTGCCCGTGGAGCCCGACGGGTCCGCGTACTTCCGCGTGCCCGCGAACACGCCGGTGTCGGTGCAGCCGCTGGACGAGAAGGGGCAGGCCCTCCAGCTTATGCGGAGCTGGATGACCGCCATGCCCGGCGAGACCCTTTCCTGCGTGGGGTGCCACGAGAGGCAGAACACCGCGCCGCCGGCCATTGCCACGCTGGCCGCGCGCCGCGCGCCGTCGGACATCGCGCCGTGGCACGGCCCCGAGCGGGGCTTCTCCTTCCGCCGCGAGGTGCAGCCGGTGCTCGACCGCTACTGCACCGGGTGCCACGACGGGTCCGAGGACGACAAACCCGACTTCACCGACCGGCCGGACGTTCACACCAGCGCCGGGGACGCCGCCTACAACAACGGGTCGCACTTCCCGCCGTCCTACCTCGCCCTGCGGCGTTATGTGCGCGGGCCGTCCATGGAAAGCGACACGCACCTGCTCACGCCGCTGGACTACCACGCGGGCACGACCGAACTCGTGCGGCACCTGCGCGCGGGGCACCAGGATGTCGTGCTGGACGCCGAGTCCTGGGACCGCATCCTCACCTGGATAGACCTGAACACGCCCGCCCACGGCACCTGGGGCGAGATTGTCGGCGTGGACAAGGTGGCGAACCAGCGGGAGCGCCGCATGGCCCTGGCGGCGAAATACGCGCCGAGCACCGCTTCCATTGACCCGGAAGACGCGACACCCGTGCCCGCATTCCAGAAGGAGTCGGCGGACGTGCCTCCCGAGACGCCGCCGCCCGCCGGAGAGGCCGCCGCGCCGCCCCCGCTGTCGCTGGAGGCAGCCCCCGCGCCGGGCACCACACGCACCGTGGACCTGGGCGGCGGCGTGACGCTGCGGCTGGTGCTGGTGCCCGCGGGCACCGTGCGCATGGGCGCGGAAGGCGACGGGTTGGGGCTTGCCGACGAGGCACCGGTGTGCGAAGCCACCTTGAACGATTCCTTCTGGATGGGGACAACCGAGGTCACCAACGCGCAGTACGCGCGCTTCGACCCCTCCCATGACAGCCGGCTCGAAAGCGGCGACTTCCTCCAGTTCAGCGTGGAGGAGCGCGGCTACCCTGTGAACGGGCCGGAGCAGCCGGTCGTCCGGGTGTCCTGGAGCGAGGCGGCGGCCTTCTGCGCGTGGCTCGCGGAGACCACCGGCGAACCCTTCACCCTGCCCGACGAGGCGCAGTGGGAGCACGCCTGCCGCGCGGGCACGGAGACGCCCCTGTGGTACGGCGGCGTCCGCGACGACTTCGCCGGGAAGGCCAACCTCGCCGATGCCTCGCTGGCCCGGGTGGACACCTTCGACCCCTGGAAGCTGCCCTCCGGCGCGATCCACCCGTGGCGGCCCGCCGTGGACACGGTGGACGACGGCCACCGCGTCACCGCCCCGGTCGGCGCCTTCGCCGCTAACCCGTGGGGGCTCCAAGACATGCACGGCAACGCCGCCGAATGGACCCGCAGCCTCTGGCGGGCCTACCCCTGGCGCGACGACGGGCGCAACGCCCTGGACGCCGACGGCCCGCGCGTCGCGCGCGGCGGGTCGTTCTATGACCGCCCGAAAGACGCCCGCAGCGCCGCGCGGCGGCAGTATCCGCCCTGGCAGAAGGTGTTCGACGTCGGCTTCCGCGTCGCCTGCCCCGTGACGGCGCAGGACACGCCCCGCTGAGGGGGCATGGACCCCTTTTTAAATATCTTCTTCCTCGTGTTCCACACGGCGTTCATCCTGTTCGTGCTGTTCGGGTGGGTCTGGCCAAAGGCGCGGAGGGTCCATCTCGCGGCAATCGGGCTGACGGCGCTTTCGTGGTTTGGATTCGGAATCACGCGCGGGTTCGGCTACTGCTTCTGCACCGACTGGCACTGGAACGTGCTTTACCGCTTGGGCCACCCCGACCTGCCGCGCTCGTACATCACCTTCCTGATCCGGACGCTCACGGGCTGGCGCCTCGACGACGGGCTGGTGGACGCGGTGACGGTGGCGGCCTTCCTGGGCGTGTCCGCGCTGGCGGTCTGGCTGGCAATCGCAGGGCGAAAGAAGAAAACCCCCGGCGGTTCATGACCGCCGGGGGTGTTCTTCAGAATCAACCGGCCCTTCGCGTCACTTGTTGACGTTTTCCTCCGCAATGTCGCGCATGATGCCGGTCTTGGTCAGTTCCAGTTTTCCCCAGGAACCGTCAATGAGGCGCGGCTGGGTGAACTGGGTGTTGCACCACTGGCATTTCCCGCTGCCGTCCTTTGCGGCGGCGGCGACATTCAGATAGCGGGAGGCCCCGCCGTCCTCAATCCACCAGTCCTTGTCCACGATGACAATGCGCAGGATGTTGGTCCACCCGGCGTTCTCCAGCAGCGCCCGCATCTGCGACTCGAGCTGCTTGTTCACCATGCCCGCGGGGGGCATGGTGGCGGAGGAGTCATGGGCGGCTTTCACCTTCTCATGGAGGTCCGCGTAGAAGCTGAAATCCGCGCCCTCAATGACCAATTCCCCCACAGCGGGATGGTCGCCGTAGTTTCGGACGTAGAACTTCACCGTGTGCTTTCCGGGGGCAAGCTGGGAAAGGTCGTATGTGAAGGCGATGGGGCCGATTTTGCGGTTGCCCTTGCCCTCGCCGAAGAGCATGTCCGGATCCTTGTAGGAGGTCATTTTTGCCGGATCGGGCGCGATCTCCAGGGCAAGGCTCTTCGCGTCAATGTACTGCGGCTTCTTCAGCGTGATGTACTGGTAGTCGTCCATGTCGCCCGCAGTCATGCCGACCATGACGCCGAGCTCGGTCTTGTCCCCGGCCCCATAGAGGTCGCGCCAGCTCTTGCCCGGCAGGATCAGCCCGTAGATGTGGTCGCCCGCCTGGAATTCGGTGGTGAGGTCCGCCGGATTGGCGGGGTCAATCGGCGATTTCGAGAAGACAATTGTTCCGTCGCCGACCTTGCCCTTCTCCGCCTCCTCCCGGAGCCGGGCGTTCTCCGCCTGGCGCGCCTCCATGGCGGACGCGTTCTTCTCCTGGCGCGCCGTTTCCTGCGCCGCCTCCTCCGCCTGCGCCGCGCCCCGCGCGTCCTTTTCCTGCTGCGTCGCCGCGTTCATGGAGCCCTGGAACGCCGCGATTTTCGGCTCCAGCGCCGAAATGCGGTCAAGGCGCGAGACAAACTCGGGATGGTCCGCCCCCATCTTCGATCCGTAGCGGCGCTGGGCGGTCTCCATGCCCTCCTTCGCCTCGGCCACCCGGGCGGCGGCCTCCTTGGCGCGGTAGTCGTTGTCGTAGTTCGCGCCGCCGTCCCCCATCACGTTTTCCGCCTTGTCCAGGTTCTGGTCCACCTTCTTAAACACCTCCACCGCGCCCGAGGGGACCGTCGCGCCGGAGGACGGCTGCACGGCCGCCTCCACCGCGCCCTTGGCCTTGTCCAGCGCGCCGCCCAGGTTCAACTGCGCCCGGGCGTCCGGCGTCGCGGCGGCCAGCGACAAAAGGGTGACAACAAACAGCGATTTCAAAAACACACGGCACATGTTCTTCTCCTCTCCTTTTCTTTGCCTTGCGGCTAAACCTGCGGCTGCCTCGCGGACCTTCCGCGACAACCGCCCAACCAGACCCATGATAAACCCCTGATCCCCGCATGTCCAGAGAAACAATCCGGCATTTTTCATAGGGACCTGTCTGCAAACAGCACCGGTGGGCCTCCGGCATCAGGCGGTCCAGCGTCTGCGGGATGGCCCGCGACCCCTGCCCGCTTCCATGCCGCATTGATGGGGTCAGGCGCGGCGGCGGAACAGGGCAGTGGAATCAGGGCAATCGCACTAGAATACCTGGGCACTTTCTGGATGGAGTCTGGCAATTGCCCGTTGTGCGGCCTCTTCAACGCTGAAAGCGTTGCCGAATATAGCCCAGGGCAGGCCGCCGCCCGAAGGGCCAGGCCTGCCCTGGGTTGCCCGGACAGAAGGAATCATGCCCCAACGGGGCAGCCGAAATTGCAGTGGGGGGAAACGCGCGGCCGCCGTCGTTTTTCGTGGGCCCCCGCGCGGGCAAGCCCACGCGAAGAAAGGCGGCAGCAAGCTACCGCACTCCAAGGCGCTGCGCGCTGTGCGGACCCGGGGCTG is a window of Candidatus Hydrogenedentota bacterium DNA encoding:
- a CDS encoding YfhO family protein, which translates into the protein MMKLARSRAENWACLLLLAGLALWMVWPFPWQQGVPAPLHGLTELAPWQEARPADAPKAAVSGQDLLIQRYYPWCAQLRRAAQARELPLWNPTEGFGTPFLGLWRTRVFSPFSLPFYALPLPLPAAFSLSILLKLLVAGWAAYVAARRFAYAPPFAFLVAAAYQSSAPVLGLAAEPVADAMAWFPLAVFWGHAVLAGRPRAWVGLAGMLALTALGGSPETLGVMALFLLAVPAVRAARTRTLEGVWGGYLAVAGALLLAGMLAAVQWLPYLEYRGESVSSLNPSHGALRAADIAAFLLAPWRAAAEGTPPRAALFLHAGVPALVTALWFAVRRHTGRARRRWTETFWITSLLFGAVALLAGRLLESGHGMPLPRSEHFLLPWGFAWALLAVAALEEWVLLDAALCRGVFRRFLLWFTGACALFIGGGAAAVSVSGGRPGVVAAGAGVTAGVVFVLLLATAVRPSARLLGYGLGLAAAVGSMWALGPGLNFTPAAALYPETTFIAALREAGTRVGGTPSLRAWPLTVHGVPQVYASSGVALRRHAAFMGAAEKDPAVMRRGAVGALLLTRQDVQGPYAGLRPELNIQEVFPSGAILLRDLSARPRARMIYAGKKVGAFSPEALVAGSLPQIEGEELPEKDAGPAAAAEIVQPERNNRVVVRVAQTRPGVLVLADAFYPGWRVLVDGAPGRLVPVDGLFRGVPLGEGAHEVVFEYRPLSIFTGLIVSLAGFALLLLLLLLPHRRA
- a CDS encoding ChbG/HpnK family deacetylase — its product is MRVFRSVCWMAAVGMLAAGWAGAQDKPSLVERLGFAKDARVLIINGDDFGMNHATNVGTLKALKAGGITSATIMAPCPWYLEAAKMARAHPKANLGVHTTLTSEWGVYKWGPVTGWSGAPSLCDENGHFFTDVVQLYLSGNPEEVEKEIRAQVDRVLRAGVDVTHIDSHMGAMQYAPGYHELFIKIAASYKLPARIAGREMMDKFNAGYLIDMADEMGVLHPDELFMDDPPSIEATEAWWKDRMLQAKPGQVTELYIHCAADEPEIFATTGSARRRIADTDFFSDPATREWMVQQGIEKISYRELRELQRTGKPMPRVEGYGWDD
- a CDS encoding discoidin domain-containing protein is translated as MNRWTCGTGMALTVAFAVLCAPWAGAADDGAKEELKFELPEAAFGGTPLPYSSDILEKEDFRDRPPFMAPKGTTLVSKGKPVTASAAPAMGDLKMVTDGVKNYASSALVELEAGPQWVQVDLGAEHELYAVLYWHFHAEKRVYFDIIVQASNDPEFKTGVTTLYNNDVDNSSGLGEGPDKEYIENARGRLLDPKGLKARYVRLHSNGNTNDEMNHYVEVEVWGRPAAK
- a CDS encoding aldo/keto reductase produces the protein MQKRMLGESGIEASVVGLGTWVTGGGAMWNGADDAESERAIHAALDHGITLIDTAPAYGWGRSEEVVGRALRGRRDQVVLATKCGMWWEDKRGSFHATLDNRDTYVCLRPETMAVEIENSLRRLGTDHIDLYQPHWPAKEPDLTPIEDTMAFLLKLKEQGKIRAIGVSNVSVEQLARHRACGPVASDQFRYSLLFRAPEADILPYCADNNIGTLTYMSLEQGLLTGKVGMDRVFDPDEFRNNEAWNPWFKLSNRPKVLAMLDGWKGLTEKYACSPAQLVLAWTAAQRGVSHVLCGARTEAQAAQNAAAGALTLDPADVARIRADAVALGDPE
- a CDS encoding formylglycine-generating enzyme family protein encodes the protein MTHPALSGRTARLFAAALALLLAGGGMSRAAAERAPGVDFEAVCLAVDDLQATQGGKYPVTGEDRAELERARAEAPALREKAASGNKEAAERLARWEALARRALLANPLLDFDTLLLIRRSHNQLGLPQNWESNSTLPMSGFDNELMLLSPLDDGGLAPLYRPEKDVFVGDVDLHFDADRLLFSMPGANGRWQIHEMALADRTPRELPLVTEPDVDNYDACYLPDGALLFTSTAPFVGVPCVTGSSHVSNIYRYDPPTGAIRRLTFEQDHDWCPTLLNNGRVLYLRWEYSDIPHFVSRILFHMNPDGTGQMEYYGSNSYWPNAMFYARPVPGHPTMVAAVVGGHHDVPRMGELVLFDPAKERFEADGVVQRIPGRGKKVDPVILDGLVGASWPKFLHPYPLSEKYFIAAAQPDPASLWGVYLVDVFDNMTLLKELPDNALLEPLPLRAAPKPPVVPDRVDPARDDAVVYMSDVYTGPGLKGVPRGTVKQLRLFTYHFAYHGVGGQVNRVGLDGPWDIKRVMGTVPVEPDGSAYFRVPANTPVSVQPLDEKGQALQLMRSWMTAMPGETLSCVGCHERQNTAPPAIATLAARRAPSDIAPWHGPERGFSFRREVQPVLDRYCTGCHDGSEDDKPDFTDRPDVHTSAGDAAYNNGSHFPPSYLALRRYVRGPSMESDTHLLTPLDYHAGTTELVRHLRAGHQDVVLDAESWDRILTWIDLNTPAHGTWGEIVGVDKVANQRERRMALAAKYAPSTASIDPEDATPVPAFQKESADVPPETPPPAGEAAAPPPLSLEAAPAPGTTRTVDLGGGVTLRLVLVPAGTVRMGAEGDGLGLADEAPVCEATLNDSFWMGTTEVTNAQYARFDPSHDSRLESGDFLQFSVEERGYPVNGPEQPVVRVSWSEAAAFCAWLAETTGEPFTLPDEAQWEHACRAGTETPLWYGGVRDDFAGKANLADASLARVDTFDPWKLPSGAIHPWRPAVDTVDDGHRVTAPVGAFAANPWGLQDMHGNAAEWTRSLWRAYPWRDDGRNALDADGPRVARGGSFYDRPKDARSAARRQYPPWQKVFDVGFRVACPVTAQDTPR
- a CDS encoding DUF2784 domain-containing protein, whose product is MDPFLNIFFLVFHTAFILFVLFGWVWPKARRVHLAAIGLTALSWFGFGITRGFGYCFCTDWHWNVLYRLGHPDLPRSYITFLIRTLTGWRLDDGLVDAVTVAAFLGVSALAVWLAIAGRKKKTPGGS